Below is a genomic region from Candidatus Latescibacterota bacterium.
AGTATCATCTAGAACAGCAGCCGACTGAGTGTCTTTGTAATGAATGCGGCAAGGATGTGGACTTCGAGGCTTCGGTCGGCGATGATCAGGACTTGACCATAATCGCGTTTAGGTGCGAGTGTGCTATAGAAGAAATCGACAAGTTAGCGGCCGAGGTCGCCAGACTGGAAAGGGAGCTACTATAATGTTTTGGGAAGAGTTGAAATGGGCTAGGGAAGATCTGGCAAAAGAGCCGCTTAAAGTCAAAGTTGCGATAGCGATACTGGGTGTTTTCGTCGTGACCGGTATTGGAGCAATAGTGCTGGGCTCCTTTCAGTCGATGGGATTTATGGCCTTGTGGATGTGGCTGGGCCTGAGTACATTCATGTGGGCGGTTATAACGTTAGCAGCTAATAATGACTGAGGTATACAAGAAGGAACGGACACAGCTAGACGACGATTTGCGGCGGAATGCTATGAGTCAACGGAGGACTACGAAAGTTCAGGTCGATCGGGCTGCTGTAGCGAAAACCAACATGCCGGCCGATCTGATGGCTGACGTAGATAGATTGCTGTTCGAGTATAAGGGTGCACATATAGGCTTGATGGCTGTGTACCATAATCCTACGATAGAGGCTATTCAGGCTTATCTGGATGTGGTTATCAAGATCAGTTACGAACTGCGCCCTCATATGCAGAACGCGGCCTCAATACGACAATACATCTTAGACGACCTGGGAGAGTAATAATGCTTACGCGAAAGAAAATTGAGGAAATCCAAAGTAAATGGAGTTTCGGTTCTAGCGGCAAAGCCTTTGCGATATGTGGTCTTTGCGATCGCGCCAATGCGTTACTGGATGAGCTCCAGCGGATAGCCCTAAAAATCAAAGGACTCGAGGAGTACAAATGCGAATAGCGGTTGTAGGCTCTAGAAACTACAAAAAGAGACGAATAGTTGAGTTTACATTGAGTCGATTGTTTGCGGAAGGAGATGAGCTGATTTCTGGAGGCGCAGCTGGTGTAGACACATGGGCAGCAGACTGGGCCGATGAACACGGATACGAATCGACTATCTTCAAGGCTGAGTGGGATCTATACGGAAAAGCGGCCGGCATGCTCCGAAATACCGACATAGTCACAAGTTGCGACATCCTTATAGCTTTTTGGGATGGGAAATCGAAGGGAACTATGGATAGCTACAAGAAGGCACAAAAACAGAAAAAGGTAACCATGCTTTGTGTTTGGAAGGATGATGAAGGAACGAGTGTGTGAGCAGTGTGGAGGCAAATTTACGCCGATACCTGTCAAGGTGAAGACACTAATCGCTTGCCCGCATAAACGCAAGGGATGTGGTGAGTACTGGCAAGAGGGGAGGCGACTCTGTTGGTATCCAAGAACGTACTGGCAACTACCGGAGGATGAATAATGGTTGACGATGCTTGTGGTATCCGTGATAAGCCGGTGTACTGTTGTGAGGATTGTGGTCGTCCGATCTATGCGATGGATATAGGTACCAACTTGGCCTTCTCCTCGAGATTGCCGAAAGATACTCCTATCCACTGTCCGCACTGCCGAGCAATTGGAACTATTGGTGCCGTCCGAAAGTATGAGGGTTGACTTTTATGGACAAATGTGTTATATTACTGCAGGAGGAAATATGTCAGACCTAATAGAACGACTTAAGCACTTTCAGGAGCACGAAGCTGGGGTAAATGATGAATATGGAGCTCAGGTTCTGTATGCCGCTTGGAAAGAGTTGGAACGTCTAGAACAACACAACAAATTCTTAGAAGGCGAAGTGGACCACCAGGAGAGGCATAAAGCAAGAGCAGCGGTACAACGTCAACAGGCCGAAGAACATCGTGACGCGTATCGCGCGGTCCTAGAAGACCGGATTGCGTTCTACAAGAAACGTGCTGCCGAGCGAAGCCTGAATATTCGTGAAAGTGCAACATATGGTGAATTACACGAGTTGTTAGTTGAATTTGACAAGATTGACGTAATGGAGCATTACGGAATAGGTCCTGAAGACCTACACTTAGACTTTGAGAGGGAATGCACATGAACAAGCTAATTCTGACGGTAGGGCTGCCTAGAAGTGGTAAATCCACTTGGGCCAAGGAGACAGGATTTCCAGTTGTATCTCCTGACGCCATCCGCCTGGCATTACACGGCCAGCGGTTCGAGACGCTAGCAGAACCTATGGTTTGGGCTATTACGAAAATTATGGTTAGGGCGTTGTTCTTGACAGGCAGTACTACCGTTGTACTAGATTCCACGAATACGACTAAGAAACGACGTAATACTTGGTTAAGCAAGGACTGGGAGATAGCTTATGAAGTTTTTACTACTAGTGCTGAGGAATGCAAACGTCGTGCGAGAATGACAGCTCAGGATGACTTGTGCCCGATTATTGACATGATGGCTACAAATTGGGACGGGGAGCTTACAGTCAACAATGCCACTTGTACAATAGAATTGAAATAAGGAGAAAATCATGGATGGATGGATTGGAGTAGACCTGGATGGGACGTTAGCACATCTAGGAGGATACAAAGGAATGGATTTCATCGGTTCGCCGATTACAGTGATGGTGAACCGTGTGAAGCGTTGGCTTGAGCTTGGGATTCGTGTTAAGATTCTTACAGCGAGAGTGGCCGACGATCCGGACGGACACAACAAGAAAGTCATCGAAGCATACCTGAAACAGCACGTCGGACAGGTCCTGGAGATTACGTGCCAGAAGGATATGAACATGTTCGAGCTATGGGACGATCGTTGTGTACAGGTTGTTAAGAACACAGGTTTGAGGGTAGGAGAAGAACGTCGTATTCACACCAGGGAGGCCGCTGCTAGGTAGAGGCCCTCTTTCAGCTGAAAAACGCGTTAGAAACGATTTTAGCGCGAAATAGAGGTATTGAAACAAGGAGAGACAGTGCGAGATATAACAGGGATGGAGCGTCCGCAAGTAAGTAATGATGAATTGCGGGCTGCTCGTAACGCTATTGCGCTCAGCTTGCATCAGCGCCTAGACGAAAAGACGCGCGGAGCCTTCATTAGTACACACGAAGCGCTAGGGGTCATCACGGAAGAATACAAGGAGCTGATAGATGCAGTTCAGTCCAACGAGAGGAATGCTATCTTCTTGGAGCTGATAGACATAGCTACTGGATGTGAATTCGCGTTGGCCTCGATGTTGGCGTGTGAAGATGCCTGATAAGCAATCGAAGTGCAGAAATGCCGATAAATACCAAGCTATGCGCAAGCCTACCTGCCTGGATGGCAAAGTGTGTGATGTGTGTCGGACAAAGTGGGAACGGGCGCTACTACAGTCTGAGGCTATAGCGGTTGCGGTGGACAGCGTGATTATAGAAGAAATACAACGAAAGGCGAAGTATGTCATTTCCAACAGAAGTACTGAAGATAAGACGTAGAGTAGAGCGACTAGAGCAGATGCGTAGAACTGCTCGTGAGGACTACAATTCCTCAATGAAAGAATACTACACCCAACTTAAACACTTACAAGACAGCTGTCCGCATCCTGAATATGATTGGGAATTGGATGGAGCCGGCCACAACAACATCAAAACTTGCAAAGTCTGCGGAAAGTAGGAGATCATGGCTCATACAGTATATTTGGCGGGTGGGATGAGAACCGGCTGGCAGGATCAGGTCATAAATGCAGCACCAGACCTGGACTATAAAGACCCTCGGACTCATGGGTTACGAAAAGAGAAGGAATACACAGAGTGGGACCTTAACGCTATTGATGAGTCGACCATCATGTTCGCATTCCTAGAGGCTGATAACCCGAGCGGCGCCGGACTGGCGTTAGAGATAGGTTATGCAAAAGCCCAAGGGAAGTATATCATCTTTGTGTGCGAAGCCCAGCATCCACATTATCGGTATTTTGGGATGTCTCGTATGTGTGCAAATAGGGTGTATGACTATCTAGAAGATGGTGTTGAGTTTCTAAGAACGTTCCAGACGTTTCCACGAGACGCTTCAGATCCAGACAACTATTATGGGAGGTCGCGTGACTGAGCATAAGACATGGTTAAAGGTAGCTGAGGTGTTTGCTTCAGCTAAACTCTCGGATGACGGATTCTATGATGCCGGTCCGATACTCAAAGAATTTGTCTGTGGAATTTGTGACGCCTTACAAGATATGCATATGGTAGGTGACATCACGGCCCAGATGTGCACACTAATGAAAGAACGGCTTCTACTATTCAGTCCTGACTATAGAGGTCTTTCCGTTGATCAGTTTTTCTGGTGGGACACTGAAAACATTATAGGCAATCAAGGACGAATACTGGCCTGTTGTTTCTTGGCCGCTATGACAGATAAGGAAGATGCCCCTTGACAATTGGGGCTAAGCGTGTTATATTAAGGGGTACTCAAAAAGGAAAAGAAAAATGAAAATCACAGTTACACACTTTCTGGAGCTAGACAGAGTCCAGATTGCACATCACGTGTCAGTAGCAAGTCACGGGGTTTATGAGTGTGAGTCATATGAACTAGAATCCATACTCAAACATATCGGCTCCTTGATGGCTAGTCATCACGGCCGAACTACACTTACCTACAGCGACAGCGACGCCTACGAGCTGCCAGACAGGGGGGACAATGATCCTCGATAAATCAGGCACTCCCATAAAAGACAACTCCCAAAACGAACTAATGGAACCAGAAGATCTGAATGATCTGTTCATTTTCGATCCAAACGTGATTCTGACTCCTCTGAACGCTAAGACCATCTGTGAGGCAGTTGCCAAGATTCAGTTAGGCCTTGACGTGCCAGCGGAAGACATTTCCAAAGTGGCTCAGGAGTACTACAATTATGGGATGAAAGAAGGGCTGCGTAAAAGTGGCGACCTCGAGCATATACACATAGCACGACAGGTACTTAAGGATTTCTTGTTGGTAGCTGATAACGTCTACGAGATGCTGGCTACGTATGTCCAACCGGACCAAGTATCACCACTGGCGGAGGATGAAGATGCATCTGAAGACCGTTGAAGAGTTAATAGACCAGGTGGAGGTGCTAGGACGCAGTTTTCAACGCGTACACGCTGAAGCCGCAGTAAGCAATCATGAATGCAAACAGACTTTCACGAAACTACTACAGCTACGAGATGCTATGCTGTTGGGAGCGGCCGATGCCAAAGAAGAAGATAGAGATTAATGGAAAAGGAACAAAGTTCGATTTCAGAGATAAGAAGACACGTCTTGAACTGCTTCCGCCTAATTTCACAGAAGCGATCGGTAAAGTACTTACGTACGGCGCCGAAAAGTACGATGCGCATAATTGGATGCAAGGGATGGAGTTCAGTCGACTCATAGGCGCTATGAAGCGTCATCTGGAAGAGATAGAGTTCAGTGAAGATTGGGATCCGGAAACCGCAGAGCAGCACACGGCTCACATAGGCTGTTGCTTGGCGTTTCTACACTACTTCATAGAGCATCCAGAGCAGTACGAACAGTTCGATGACCGTGTCTTTGAGCGGGGGACAGCTACTGCAGCGTCTTCCAACCCGACACTATTTGAGGTACTACATGAACAAGATAAAAGCAAGAAAGCTAGTCGCAGACGACAACCAAAAAAGAAAGCGAAGAAAGGCACTACGAAAAAAAGCAAAGCCGGTTAACAACCGAGTTCCAGTCAGCCACTTGCGCCCAGCAGGAAAATTAGTTACATTACAAGAGCTCAGCAAGCGCAGGGATCTCAGTCCGGCTTTTCAGTTAGGTCACAGCACTCAGCGAGGTCGGCTACTAAGTGTCGACTCCTCTGGAGCAGATGTGGTGTATGAAATTTACCAAGCTGATGGCGGCGTCCGTAAACAGAAAACATGGATCAGTGCGAGTACTCGTGTGTACCCATTACTTCCGTACAAGCACAAAACAAGAAAGCATACTAAATGAGTTTATCAACGAGTGCCAGGTTCCTGTGTTTCTACGTCCAGATGGCCGGCGGATCAATCGCCACCACGCGGGAGGGTCTTGGTGATCTTCTTGGTGTGCACATCTCCACCATCCACAGAGCACTTGTAGAGGCTCGAGAACTTGACTTTTTGACAGTCTCGAGAGGTTATCGTTGCATCGTCGTCGAACAAACGGACACCCCTTTTGAGCTGAGTAAGGTTGCAGAGAGCATAGCTTATAAGGAAAGTAAGGTGTCACAGTGCAACACTGGAGTGAGTAAAGGTGCAGAGAGCGTAGCTTACTCTGAGAGTAAGGTTGCAGAAAGCGTAGCTTACTCGGAAGTAAAGGTGCAGAGAGCACAGCTTACTCCTGAAATTGAGGAGCCGGTTCCAGGTAGTACTATAAAGGATACTAGTAAGTCTATGTACAAAGAACCTAAAGAGCACATAGTAACTACGAAGCACACAGATACTAACAAGCACATAGTTAGTAATAGTGCCAAAACACCAAAAAAGCGAAAGCGAACTGCGAAGAAGGCGAAGCCTAAAAAAGAACCGACGCCGTCAAACTGTCCCTCAATACCGAAAGGTGGCATAGATGTCTCAAACGTAGCTGAAGAGGCATTTGCATTCCCATATGCCGGAAAAGGCTATAACGT
It encodes:
- a CDS encoding nucleoside 2-deoxyribosyltransferase domain-containing protein translates to MAHTVYLAGGMRTGWQDQVINAAPDLDYKDPRTHGLRKEKEYTEWDLNAIDESTIMFAFLEADNPSGAGLALEIGYAKAQGKYIIFVCEAQHPHYRYFGMSRMCANRVYDYLEDGVEFLRTFQTFPRDASDPDNYYGRSRD
- a CDS encoding AAA family ATPase, encoding MNKLILTVGLPRSGKSTWAKETGFPVVSPDAIRLALHGQRFETLAEPMVWAITKIMVRALFLTGSTTVVLDSTNTTKKRRNTWLSKDWEIAYEVFTTSAEECKRRARMTAQDDLCPIIDMMATNWDGELTVNNATCTIELK
- a CDS encoding DUF2493 domain-containing protein gives rise to the protein MRIAVVGSRNYKKRRIVEFTLSRLFAEGDELISGGAAGVDTWAADWADEHGYESTIFKAEWDLYGKAAGMLRNTDIVTSCDILIAFWDGKSKGTMDSYKKAQKQKKVTMLCVWKDDEGTSV